The following are encoded together in the Solenopsis invicta isolate M01_SB chromosome 14, UNIL_Sinv_3.0, whole genome shotgun sequence genome:
- the LOC120359602 gene encoding uncharacterized protein LOC120359602, giving the protein MVLDHWRKTSAHRTKALKESSDTNLVDIFEKWKLYKHASGHELINTDFQCLNLSKVNLDKDVWFNFFDTLLKHASLSSKDETAKMLLESMKSKDVSDNALVAMSVSLLPHLYPPKHMKRIRNKSFKPSICPVISISYLLNMQ; this is encoded by the exons ATGGTTTTAGACCATTGGAGAAAAACTTCTGCTCATCGAACCAAAGCTTTAAAAGAATCAAGTGACACTAATTTGGtggatatatttgaaaaatggaaactCTATAAGCACGCTAGTGGAcatgaattaattaatactgATTTTCAATGCCTAAATTTATCCAAAGTAAATTTGGATAAAGATGTttggtttaatttttttgatactttGCTAAAGCACGCCTCTCTTAGCTCCAAAGACGAAACAGCAAAGATGCTTCTGGAATCTATGAAATCTAAAGATGTTTCAGACA atgCATTAGTGGCCATGAGTGTAAGTTTACTCCCTCACTTGTATCCGCCAAAACATATGAAAAGAATACGGAATAAGAGTTTCAAGCCTTCTATTTGCCCTGTGATAAGCATATCATATCTATTGAACATGCAGTAA